Sequence from the Afifella aestuarii genome:
CGTGCACTGGTCGTCGAAGGCCGCTTCGGCGAGGCTGTCCACCTTGTCGAGGAAGTCCGCTTCCTTGACGCCGAAAGCCTGGATGCTCTCCGGGATTTCCAACGCCTCCTTCAGCTCGTCCACCCAGGCGATGAGGCTCTGCACCCGCTCGTGGTCGCGCTCGCCGGAAAGGCCGAGATGGCGGGCGATCTGCGCATATCGTGCGACGCCTTTCGGGCGGTCGTACTGGCTGAAGGCCGTCTGCTTCGTTGGAATGTCGGCCGAGTTGTAGCGGATGACATTCGAGATCAGGAGCGCATTGGCGATGCCATGCGGAATATGGAATTCCGCGCCGATCTTGTGCGCCATGGAATGGCAGACGCCGAGGAAGGCATTGGCGAAGGCGATGCCGGCGATCGTTGCTGCATTGTGCACCTGCTCGCGCGCCTTCGGATCTTCGTGACCGTTGCGGTACGCCGACGGCAGGTAGTCTTTCAGGAGCTTGAGGGCCTGCAGCCCCTGGCCGTCGCTATATTCGTTCGCCAGCACCGAGACGTAGGATTCGAGCGCATGCGTCACCGCATCGATGCCGCCGGCTGCCGTCAGGGACTTCGGCATGTTCATGACGAGGTTGGGGTCGACGATCGCCATGTTCGGCGTCAGCTCGTAATCGGCGATCGGGTATTTGATGCCGGTTTTCTCGTCGGTGACGACGGCAAACGGGGTGACTTCAGAGCCCGTGCCCGAGGTGGTCGGCACCGCGACGAACTGCGCTTTCAAACCCATTTTCGGGAATTTGTAGATGCGCTTGCGGATATCCATGAAGCGCAGCGCGAGTTCTTCAAAGGCCACGTCGGGGTGCTCGTACATCACCCACATGATTTTCGCCGCATCCATCGGCGAACCGCCGCCCTGCGCCAGGATCACGTCCGGCTTGAAGGCGTTGGCGAGAGAGGTGGCCTTGCGCACCGTCTCGAGCGTCGGGTCGGCGTTGACCTCGTAGAAGACCTCGACTTCGAGACCGAGATTCTTGAGGAGGCTGATGGTTTCGCTGACGGCGCCGCTTTCGAACAGGAATTTGTCCGTGACGATGAGGCACCGCTTGTGTCCCCGCAACTCTTCGAGCGCGAAAGGCAGGCTGCCACGGCGGAAGTAGATGGATTTCGGAAGTTTGTGCCAGAGCATGTTTTCCGCTCGCTTCGCCACGGTTTTCTTGTTCATGAGATGCTGGGGGCCGACATTTTCGGAGATCGAATTGCCGCCCCAGGAGCCGCAGCCGAGTGTCAGCGACGGAGCCAGCCGGAAATTGTAGAGGTCGCCGATCCCGCCCTGCGAAGACGGTGAGTTGATCAGGATGCGCGCCGTTTTCATGCGGTCGCCGAATTGGCGGATGCGCTCTTCCTGCTGATCCTGCTCGGTGTAGAGGACCGAGGTATGGCCGATGCCGCCGAGCGCGACGAGGTCCGCCGCGATATCGCACGCATGGCCGAAATCCTTCGCGCGGTAGAGCGCGAGCGTGGGCGACAGCTTTTCGTGGGCGAAGACCTCTGCCTCGCTCACTTCACTCACTTCGCCGATCAGAACCTTGGTGAAGGGCGGCACCGAAAATCCGGCCATTTCCGCGATGGCGGCGGCCGATTGGCCGACGACACGGGCATTCAGCGTGCCGTTCGGCATGATGACATGGCGGACCGCGTCCGTCTCGTCGGGGGAGAGGATGTAGCCGCCGTGCTTGGAAAAGCGTGCGCGCACCGCGTCATAGACCTGGTCGACGACGATCGCCGATTGCTCCGAGGCGCAGATGACGCCGTTGTCGAAAGTCTTCGACATGAGAATGGAGGCGACGGCGCGCTTGATGTCGGCGAATTCGTCGATGACGGCCGGCGTGTTGCCGGCGCCGACACCGATTGCGGGCTTGCCGGAGGAATAGGCCGCCTTGACCATGCCCGGCCCGCCGGTCGCGAGAATGAGGTTGATGTCCTTGTGGCGCATGAGCGCGTTCGAGAGCTCGACCGTCGGTTCCTCGAGCCAGCCGATGATGTTCTCAGGCGCGCCGGCCGCGACCGCCGCTTCGAGCACGATGCGAGCCGCCTCGCAGGTCGCGCGGCGGGCGCGCGGATGCGGCGAGAAGATGATGCCGTTCCGCGTCTTCAGGCTGATGAGCGCCTTGAAGATGGCGGTCGATGTCGGGTTGGTCGTCGGGACGATGCCGCAGATGAGGCCGATCGGCTCGGCAATCGTCAGCGTGCCGTACTCCGGCTCCTCGGAGAGGATGCCGCAGGTCTTCTCGTCCTTATATTTGTTGTAGATGTACTCCGACGCGAAGTGGTTCTTGACCACCTTGTCTTCCATCACGCCCATGCCGGTCTCTTCGACGGCGAGCTTGGCAAGCTTGATGCGGGCGTTGTTGGCCGCCAGTGCGGCGGCGCGGAAGATCCGGTCGACCTTCTCCTGGGAGTAACCCGCATAGACCCGTTGGGCCTCCTTCACGGGAGCGATGAGAGCGTCGAGGCTGGGGAGCGTATCGGATGTCATGGCTCTGGCCCTTCCAGGAATGCCGGTTTTCTGCGCGCTGCCCCAAGGGCGGAACCCGAGAGAGCAGGGATGGCTGTGCCGTTCGCTGAGGGACACCGGGATAGTCTGGGTTCTCCGGCCGAGCGATCGGCTTATGTAGTAAAACTACACTATCTACTACAAGCGACTTTAGCAAGCGAAATCGAGGTTTTCATGACAAAGTTTCGTGTGGCCAATGCGGTCTTTCTGGCCCTACGCGAAGCCCCGTCCATGCTCGCCAAAATATGCCTTGCAACACGATGAGGCCGGCGTTTTTAGCGCCGGCCTCTGCCTGGGTTCTTGCGGGGGGAGAGGGCAAGCTCCGCAGGCTTATTCAGCGGGCGCCAGAGCCGGGGCGGCAGCCGCTATCGGCTTCTTGAGAAGTCGCAGGAGCACCGCGCTCACCACCGTGCCGACCAGGAGCGCCACGATGTAGCCGCCGAGATGGGTGACGGCGTTCGGGATCGGCAGAACGAAGATGCCGCCATGCGGAACCTTGAGTTCCGCACCGATCGCCATCGAGATGGCCCCTGTCGTGGCCGCCCCCACCATCATGGCGGGGATCACCCGCAAAGGATCGCGAGCCGCGAACGGGATGGCGCCCTCCGTGATGAAGGCGATGCCGAGCACGGCTGCGGCATTGCCGGCTTCCCGCTCGTCCGCGGTGAAGCGGTCGGCGAAGATCTTTGTCGCAAGCGCCACGGCGAGCGGCGGCACCATGCCCGCGGCCATTGCGGCCGCCATCGGCGTGTACACCTGGCTGGCGATCAGACCGGTGGAGAAGGTGTAGGCCGCCTTGTTGACGGGGCCGCCGAGGTCGAAGCCCATCATCGCTCCGATGATGAGGCCGAGCATGATGGCGCTCGAGCCCTGCATCGACTTCAGCCAGTTGGTCAGGAAGGTCATGGTTTCCGCGACGGGCGTGCCGATCACGTACATCATCAACAGGCCGGTGAGCAGCGTGCCGAGGAGCGGCAGAATGAGAACCGGCTTCAAGCCTTCAAGATTCTTGTGCAGCTTGATGTGGCGATTCATGAAATCGGTGCCGTAGCCGGCGATGAAACCGGCGACGATGCCGCCCAGAAAGCCGGCG
This genomic interval carries:
- the adhE gene encoding bifunctional acetaldehyde-CoA/alcohol dehydrogenase translates to MTSDTLPSLDALIAPVKEAQRVYAGYSQEKVDRIFRAAALAANNARIKLAKLAVEETGMGVMEDKVVKNHFASEYIYNKYKDEKTCGILSEEPEYGTLTIAEPIGLICGIVPTTNPTSTAIFKALISLKTRNGIIFSPHPRARRATCEAARIVLEAAVAAGAPENIIGWLEEPTVELSNALMRHKDINLILATGGPGMVKAAYSSGKPAIGVGAGNTPAVIDEFADIKRAVASILMSKTFDNGVICASEQSAIVVDQVYDAVRARFSKHGGYILSPDETDAVRHVIMPNGTLNARVVGQSAAAIAEMAGFSVPPFTKVLIGEVSEVSEAEVFAHEKLSPTLALYRAKDFGHACDIAADLVALGGIGHTSVLYTEQDQQEERIRQFGDRMKTARILINSPSSQGGIGDLYNFRLAPSLTLGCGSWGGNSISENVGPQHLMNKKTVAKRAENMLWHKLPKSIYFRRGSLPFALEELRGHKRCLIVTDKFLFESGAVSETISLLKNLGLEVEVFYEVNADPTLETVRKATSLANAFKPDVILAQGGGSPMDAAKIMWVMYEHPDVAFEELALRFMDIRKRIYKFPKMGLKAQFVAVPTTSGTGSEVTPFAVVTDEKTGIKYPIADYELTPNMAIVDPNLVMNMPKSLTAAGGIDAVTHALESYVSVLANEYSDGQGLQALKLLKDYLPSAYRNGHEDPKAREQVHNAATIAGIAFANAFLGVCHSMAHKIGAEFHIPHGIANALLISNVIRYNSADIPTKQTAFSQYDRPKGVARYAQIARHLGLSGERDHERVQSLIAWVDELKEALEIPESIQAFGVKEADFLDKVDSLAEAAFDDQCTTANPRFPLVSELKQLLLDSYYGRAWVEPSLEAEDQTQASSPASLAAE